One stretch of Sinomonas terrae DNA includes these proteins:
- a CDS encoding Ppx/GppA phosphatase family protein — MRVAGIDCGTNSIRLLIADTQDGARDDGASVQGNVPGPARLTDVHREMRIVRLGQGVDATGLLAPEALERTFAAVEDYAATIQGLGAERVRFVATSATRDARNRDEFVKGIRSRLGVEPEVVPGREEAALSFAGAASVLPLRAAAPVVVVDLGGGSTEFVLGDADGVIAARSVDIGCVRLTERHLRSDPPTASEIAEAQDDVDRGIEEALAEVPLAAATAVIGVAGSITTITAHALALPSYQPERIHGSELALPQIEAACGSLLGMSREERTDLPYMHPGRADVIGAGALVWRRILERMVDLTGGRVATAITSEHDILDGIALSTLGRAAS, encoded by the coding sequence ATGAGGGTTGCCGGAATCGACTGCGGCACGAATTCCATCCGTCTGCTGATTGCGGACACCCAAGATGGCGCAAGGGACGACGGCGCGTCGGTGCAGGGCAACGTCCCCGGCCCGGCGCGGCTCACCGATGTGCATCGCGAGATGCGGATCGTCCGCCTCGGCCAAGGAGTCGACGCGACCGGCCTTCTCGCGCCCGAGGCGCTCGAGCGCACGTTCGCGGCTGTCGAGGACTACGCCGCGACGATTCAGGGACTCGGCGCGGAACGCGTTCGCTTCGTCGCGACAAGTGCGACTCGGGATGCCAGGAATCGCGACGAGTTCGTCAAGGGAATCCGGTCCCGGCTCGGGGTCGAGCCCGAGGTGGTCCCGGGCAGGGAGGAAGCAGCGCTGAGCTTCGCCGGCGCGGCGAGCGTCCTGCCGCTCCGCGCGGCCGCGCCAGTGGTCGTCGTCGACCTCGGGGGCGGCAGCACCGAATTCGTGTTGGGGGATGCCGACGGCGTGATCGCGGCACGCTCGGTAGACATCGGCTGCGTGCGCCTCACCGAGCGGCACCTTCGGAGTGACCCGCCCACGGCGTCGGAGATCGCGGAGGCGCAGGACGACGTCGACCGCGGCATCGAGGAGGCGCTCGCCGAGGTGCCCCTCGCCGCGGCAACCGCGGTCATCGGCGTGGCGGGCTCGATCACTACGATCACCGCCCACGCCCTCGCCCTGCCGTCGTATCAGCCTGAGCGCATCCACGGGTCCGAGCTCGCGCTTCCTCAGATCGAAGCGGCGTGCGGGTCGCTCCTCGGGATGAGCCGCGAGGAGCGGACAGATCTCCCGTACATGCATCCGGGACGTGCCGATGTCATCGGCGCCGGCGCTCTCGTATGGCGGAGGATTCTCGAACGCATGGTGGACCTGACCGGCGGCCGCGTCGCGACTGCGATCACGAGCGAGCACGACATTCTCGACGGTATCGCGCTCAGCACGCTGGGCCGCGCCGCGAGCTGA